DNA sequence from the Anaerosporomusa subterranea genome:
CCGATTTAATACCGCAATAGTGAAACTCCGTCAAGCGTTGGAAAACAATCAGTTCGGCAAGCTAACCCATGCTTCAGCTATAGTACGCTGGAATCGTAATGACGAATACTACCTTCAGGCTCCGTGGCGCGGCACCTGGACTCAAGACGGCGGCTGCCTGATGAACCAGTCGATTCATAATATTGATTTACTGCAGTGGATGATGGGACCGGTGGAGTCTCTCTTCGCCTATACAGCTACGAATATGCGCAAAATCGAGGCCGAAGATCTTGGCATGGTCCTTCTCAAATTCAAAAACGGTGCGTTAGGCACCATCGAAGCCACGACAACCATCTACCCTAAAAACCTAGAAGAAACACTAAGTGTATTTGGCAGTGCGGGCTCAGCCTGTATTGGCGGTATTGCTGTCAATAAAATCGAAACCTGGCGCTTCGAAAGTGAAGACGAAGCCGCCGTAGTAGCGCAACAAGACAAAGAACCTCCTAACGTGTACGGCTTCGGTCATGCGGACATTATCAAAGACTTTATGGAAGCGATCACCGAAAACCGAGCCCCCGCCGTTAGCGGCCTCGAAGGCCGCAAAGCGTTGGAAATCATCCTGGCTGTTTATCATTCTGTAAAATACAAAAAAGAAATCACCTTCCCCTTAAAAGAAGAATTCACCATCGGTCTCGGTCTATAAAAACTCCTTTATATGTACCTTTGCGCAGGCGCGTAGCGCCCTTCGCGTTTTTGCGGCCAACAATAGACCTCCGTAATCCCATGAAAGCGAGGCTTCAACTCATGAGCGAACAAGCCCAAAAACCATACATGCTCCACGAATCTTCCTACGTCGATCAGCCCGCAACCATAGGTGACGGCACCCAAATCTGGCACTTCTGCCATATCTCCGCTCATACCTCAATCGGCGAAAACTGCCGCATCGGCCAGAACGTCTTTGTCGCCCCCCACGTCCAAATTGGCAACAACGTCAAAATTCAAAACAACGTCAGCGTCTACGAAGGAGTTATCCTCGAAGATTACGTCTTCTGCGGCCCCAGCATGGTCTTTACTAACGTCAAAACCCCGCGCTGTGAATACCCCCGCAATACCTCAGGCGACTACCTGACAACGCGCGTGAAAAAAGGCGCCAGCATCGGCGCCAACGCGACAGTAGTCTGCGGCACAACCATTGGAGAACGCGCCTTCATAGGTGCTGGTTCGGTAGTGACCAAAGATGTCCCCGATTACGCCATGGTCTATGGTAACCCCGCCCAAATCCAAGGCTGGGCCTGCGCCTGCGGCGAAGTGATGGTGAAAAAAGACGCAACTGAACTCCATTGCGACCGCTGTGGAACCCATCTTAATTTAAAGTAAAAAGAACCTTTGTAGCCCTTTGATCGTGCCCTTTACGCAGGCACGAAGCGCCTACTTTAACCGTTTTTGCGGTCAATAGATTCCGTCACCCTCCTGCACCCTCTGTGTTCTCCGCGTACTCTGTGGTTAGAGTCTCAAGGCTCTACCATCCCTCTTTGCTACTTATTTTGCAATTGTGAGGTAATGTCACTATGATGCCTTTTATCGACCTAAAAACACAACAAGACAAAATCCGCCCATCCCTCAACGCCCGTATTGCCAAAGTCCTCGAACACGGTCAATACATCATGGGCCCAGAAGTCTATGAACTAGAAGAAAAATTAGCCGCCTATGTTGGGGTGAAACATTGTATCTCCATGTCCAACGGCACAGATTCGCTCATGATTGCGTTAATGGCATTCGGTATCGGCCAAGGTGACGAAGTTATTACCACTCCCTTTACCTTTATTGCTACCGCTGAAGTAACAGCCTTTCTCGGGGCAACGCCGGTCTTCGTCGATATCGATCCCAAAACGTACAATTTAGACCCAAGCAAACTGGAACAAGCCATTACTCCAAGGACAAAAGCGATTATCCCAGTTAGCCTGTACGGCCAATGCGCCGATATGGATGCCATAAATACTATTGCAAATAAATATGGTATTCCGGTTATTGAAGACGCTGCCCAAAGCTTTGGTACTACCTATAAAGGGAAAAAGTCTTGTGGCCTTTCAACTATTGGCAGCACCAGCTTTTTTCCGACCAAACCACTAGGCTGCTATGGTGATGGCGGAGCTTGCTTTACTGATGACGATGAACTGGCAAGGAAATTGAGTCAGATTCGTTTGCACGGGCAGGATCGGCGTTATCATCATCCGGTCATTGGGGTAAATGGACGGTTGGATACGATTCAGGCTGCTGTACTTTTGGCTAAATTAGAAATCTTTGACGAAGAAATTCAATTAAGACAGGAAGTGGCGAAGAGGTATACGGAAACATTAAAAGATGTAGTAGTTACGCCGTATATTGCAGAAGGCAATACAAGTGTATATGCCCAATATACTGTCCAGGTAGATAATCGTGAACATGTGCAGGAGAAATTGAAGGAAGCAGGTATTCCAACGGCGGTGCATTATCCGATTCCGTTGAATCTGCAGCCGGTGTTTGCTGATTTGAATCAACCGGAAGGAAGTTTCCCAATAGCAGAGGAAGTTGCAAAAAGGGTTATGAGTCTCCCCATGAGTGCGTACTTGAATGAGACGGATCAAATGCAAATAGTTGAACGATTAAGAGATATGAAGTAGTTTTGGCGAGTGGTTCAATTTACATGGCACATCACAAC
Encoded proteins:
- a CDS encoding acyltransferase, whose product is MSEQAQKPYMLHESSYVDQPATIGDGTQIWHFCHISAHTSIGENCRIGQNVFVAPHVQIGNNVKIQNNVSVYEGVILEDYVFCGPSMVFTNVKTPRCEYPRNTSGDYLTTRVKKGASIGANATVVCGTTIGERAFIGAGSVVTKDVPDYAMVYGNPAQIQGWACACGEVMVKKDATELHCDRCGTHLNLK
- a CDS encoding Gfo/Idh/MocA family protein, whose amino-acid sequence is MKTYGFGLIGCGRISKNHLESLKALPGAKLVAVADVKAEVLSAAASKYQCQGYEDYHELLANPEVEIVNICTESGLHARIAIDAMKAGKHVLVEKPMAMSLVEADAMIATAKAMGVKLGVVHQNRFNTAIVKLRQALENNQFGKLTHASAIVRWNRNDEYYLQAPWRGTWTQDGGCLMNQSIHNIDLLQWMMGPVESLFAYTATNMRKIEAEDLGMVLLKFKNGALGTIEATTTIYPKNLEETLSVFGSAGSACIGGIAVNKIETWRFESEDEAAVVAQQDKEPPNVYGFGHADIIKDFMEAITENRAPAVSGLEGRKALEIILAVYHSVKYKKEITFPLKEEFTIGLGL